From the genome of Scytonema hofmannii PCC 7110, one region includes:
- a CDS encoding effector-associated domain EAD1-containing protein produces MELIGKQREQLKDALISAFPDKSKLEQMVDYQLHKSLNAIAGGNTLVDIVYNLIKTAESEGWVEKLIKDASDQNSGNKQLKEFRKQYDAISELFNILIPLEKSFFHEMTQAYRSCRNIGYEDWEDSVDTFEKILTNLIDMPEANTYPSHIVKFVAQFLILKKNNFPSETADKLRDWGKSNNPDFLNLLTSLENKVNTTAENALIPTYLLVQIKKSRQGREQHYNVMAWFIADECYENNEYKSLNIYNEGKEGFKLRNISRLLEDLIAQINKDHHKGEKYDLPIIVFFLSHDLLVQESNKFEWSEIQEFNDKTPIGKDYQVVIRSCERSNEKYNTRRGVWRQKWEILKKDCTNLDSNNFIIGNCSNLDSLAKNLFSSHVIGVTMLDPPSKKHIDLIHKSAVPVAIWLRKTLPNINCKYELEQLLQGKLIKLPEVVKQKRADALGKKKDEHIGYHIALQWENPEIQPPDIKYQ; encoded by the coding sequence GGAAATACCTTAGTAGACATTGTTTATAACTTGATTAAAACAGCAGAGTCTGAGGGATGGGTTGAGAAACTGATTAAAGATGCTTCTGACCAGAATTCTGGAAACAAACAATTAAAAGAATTTAGAAAACAATATGATGCTATCTCCGAGCTATTTAATATTCTTATTCCTCTAGAAAAAAGCTTCTTTCACGAAATGACGCAAGCTTATCGTTCTTGTCGTAATATCGGCTATGAAGATTGGGAAGATTCTGTTGATACGTTTGAAAAAATTTTAACTAACCTTATAGATATGCCTGAAGCAAATACCTATCCCAGTCATATTGTAAAATTTGTAGCACAATTCTTAATCTTGAAAAAGAACAATTTTCCTTCAGAAACAGCAGATAAATTAAGAGATTGGGGAAAAAGTAATAATCCAGATTTTCTTAATTTATTAACTTCATTAGAAAATAAGGTAAACACGACAGCAGAAAATGCATTGATTCCTACTTATCTTCTAGTACAAATTAAAAAAAGTAGACAAGGTAGAGAACAACACTATAATGTAATGGCTTGGTTTATTGCTGATGAATGTTATGAAAACAATGAATATAAAAGCTTAAATATTTACAATGAAGGAAAAGAGGGTTTTAAGTTAAGAAATATTTCTAGATTACTAGAAGATTTGATAGCTCAAATCAATAAAGATCATCATAAAGGTGAAAAATACGACTTACCTATTATTGTGTTCTTTTTATCTCATGACTTACTAGTGCAAGAAAGTAATAAATTTGAATGGTCTGAAATTCAAGAATTTAATGATAAAACTCCTATTGGGAAAGATTATCAGGTGGTGATTCGTTCTTGTGAACGAAGCAACGAGAAATATAATACTCGTAGAGGTGTATGGAGACAAAAATGGGAAATTTTAAAGAAGGACTGTACTAATTTAGATTCTAACAATTTTATAATTGGAAATTGTAGTAACTTAGATAGTTTAGCAAAGAATTTATTCTCTTCTCATGTGATTGGAGTAACAATGTTAGATCCACCATCTAAGAAACATATTGATTTAATTCATAAATCAGCAGTACCAGTAGCGATTTGGTTAAGAAAGACTCTACCTAATATTAATTGTAAATATGAACTAGAACAACTGTTACAAGGCAAACTTATTAAGTTACCTGAGGTTGTAAAACAAAAGCGTGCAGATGCTTTAGGTAAAAAGAAAGACGAGCATATTGGATATCATATTGCTCTGCAATGGGAAAATCCTGAAATACAGCCACCTGATATAAAGTATCAATAA
- a CDS encoding AAA family ATPase, translating into MNSWKIFKGTPEKPHEGIKNLPAPPNWRNFSEKTRGTTYTVRSKEIDLVNAALYLRRPLLVTGKPGTGKTSLAYAVAQELQLGEVLRWNITTRSTLQEGLYRYDAIGRLQDSQRNSQDNEDNLAEIGKYIQLGALGTALLPSKTPRVLLIDEIDKSDIDLPNDLLNIFEEGKFEIPELTRIASKEPKITVQTDYKEEDKKTAILEKGKVQCQAFPFVILTSNGEREFPPAFLRRCLRLDLPEPTPEELKAIVEAHLGDNIIEQAGAIVEKFVERRNEGELATDQLLNAIYLLTKTSDNSDSPMLDLSNDKQTLMNQVLRYLSSTEGYD; encoded by the coding sequence ATGAACTCTTGGAAAATCTTTAAAGGAACACCTGAAAAACCTCACGAAGGAATTAAGAATCTTCCCGCTCCTCCTAATTGGCGTAATTTCTCTGAAAAAACGCGAGGTACAACCTATACAGTCAGAAGTAAAGAAATCGATCTCGTGAATGCAGCATTGTATTTGCGTCGCCCCTTGTTGGTAACGGGAAAACCGGGAACAGGAAAAACTTCTCTAGCTTATGCTGTAGCTCAGGAATTACAATTGGGTGAGGTGTTGCGTTGGAATATTACAACTCGCTCTACTTTACAGGAAGGTCTTTATCGCTATGATGCTATTGGTAGATTACAAGATTCTCAACGTAACTCTCAGGACAATGAGGATAATTTAGCTGAAATTGGCAAGTATATTCAATTGGGTGCGTTAGGAACGGCGTTGCTTCCTTCAAAAACTCCCAGAGTCTTATTGATTGATGAAATAGATAAAAGCGATATAGATTTACCCAATGATTTGCTAAATATTTTTGAAGAGGGGAAATTTGAAATTCCTGAACTTACAAGAATTGCTAGCAAAGAACCAAAAATTACTGTTCAAACTGACTATAAAGAAGAAGATAAAAAAACAGCAATCCTTGAAAAAGGAAAGGTACAGTGTCAGGCGTTTCCTTTTGTCATTCTCACAAGTAATGGTGAACGCGAATTTCCGCCCGCTTTTCTACGCCGTTGTTTGAGACTAGATTTACCAGAACCAACTCCTGAAGAATTAAAAGCAATTGTTGAGGCACATTTAGGGGATAATATTATTGAACAAGCAGGAGCGATCGTTGAGAAGTTTGTAGAACGACGGAATGAGGGAGAGTTGGCAACAGATCAATTACTCAATGCAATTTATCTGTTAACCAAGACATCTGATAACAGTGACTCTCCGATGCTTGATTTATCAAATGATAAGCAAACCTTAATGAATCAGGTGTTACGCTATCTAAGCAGTACGGAAGGTTATGATTGA